The Mangrovivirga cuniculi genomic sequence GCACATCTAGGAGTTAAAGCAGGGTTTGATCCTTCTGATATAATGTTGACCCCGAATTGCGTTTCATTTGATGAAATAAGGGAAGCAGTTGACCTTGGGGTACAGATTAATATTGACAACATACCCCTTCTCGAGCAATTTGGTCATGAATACGGTGATAGTGTGCCTATCTGTGTTAGAATTAATCCACATATTATGGCTGGCGGAAACGCAAAAATCTCCGTCGGACATATTGACTCTAAATTCGGTATTTCAATACTTCAAACCAGGCATCTGTATAGAATAGTTGAAACTCATAATATCAGAGTAAATGGTGTCCATATGCATACCGGATCAGATATCCTCGATGCTGAAGTATTTTTACGAGGCGCCCAGGTAGTGTTCGATATAGCTAAAGAATTTAAAAATCTGGAATTTCTTGATTTTGGAAGTGGATTTAAAGTCGGTTACCGTGATGGAGATGTAACCACTGATGTTTTTCTTTTAGGGAAAAAACTCGGTGATGCAATCGACAAATTTGCCGAAGAATATGGTAGCAAGCCAGAAATATGGTTTGAACCGGGTAAATATCTTGTTAGTGAATCAGGGTTTCTGTTCGTAAAAACCAATGTGATAAAAACCACACCTGCTA encodes the following:
- the lysA gene encoding diaminopimelate decarboxylase; this encodes MQLKNNTYQIQGIDVLDICEEFGTPVYVYDSEKIKERYDSLKSAFSGQPVKIKYAAKALTNINVLKYIKKLGAGLDVVSIQEAHLGVKAGFDPSDIMLTPNCVSFDEIREAVDLGVQINIDNIPLLEQFGHEYGDSVPICVRINPHIMAGGNAKISVGHIDSKFGISILQTRHLYRIVETHNIRVNGVHMHTGSDILDAEVFLRGAQVVFDIAKEFKNLEFLDFGSGFKVGYRDGDVTTDVFLLGKKLGDAIDKFAEEYGSKPEIWFEPGKYLVSESGFLFVKTNVIKTTPATAFVGVDSGMNHLLRPMMYDAYHDIINVSNPEGTKRVYSVVGYICETDTLGWDRALNEVKEGDILAIKNAGAYSFSMSSNYNSRFRPPEVMVYNGKANLIRKRETFDDLIRNQVEISFD